From the Desulfurispira natronophila genome, one window contains:
- a CDS encoding ArsR/SmtB family transcription factor: MQISEVLTAVKSLSDLGRLRTVFALLDHKELCACQITELLRLTPATVSRHMSILQAANLVLSRKEGRWVYYCLSPDFPKELLAWLSQARANCPTATSDADSLQDILVCDPSELCRKQSVRQ; encoded by the coding sequence ATGCAAATCAGTGAAGTGTTAACTGCCGTAAAATCCCTCTCCGACTTAGGTCGTTTGCGCACGGTGTTTGCATTGCTGGATCATAAGGAACTGTGTGCCTGCCAGATTACGGAATTGCTACGTCTGACACCGGCTACCGTCTCCCGCCATATGAGCATCCTGCAGGCAGCAAATCTCGTTCTCAGTCGCAAAGAAGGACGGTGGGTGTACTATTGCCTCTCTCCAGACTTTCCCAAAGAGCTTCTAGCATGGCTGAGCCAGGCTCGCGCCAACTGCCCGACAGCCACGAGCGATGCCGACAGCCTTCAGGATATTCTTGTGTGCGATCCATCCGAACTGTGTCGCAAGCAGTCCGTGCGTCAATAA